One genomic window of Anaerolineae bacterium includes the following:
- a CDS encoding site-specific DNA-methyltransferase — MKLDVIYCGDARHMDEVEDASVHLIVTSPPYNVDKDYTHYDDRRSLDEYLEMLEQVWRECYRVLVPGGRIAINVANTNRRPYLPLNSFITQQMLRLGFLMRGEIIWDKGASVGVSTAWGSFGRASNPVLRDVHEYIMVFCKEQFHLTSSGNYSGITNQDFVEWTKSIWRFPTENAARLGHPAPFPEELPRRLILLYTNVGDVVLDPFMGSGTTAVAAKKLRRHYIGYELSPEYCRLAEERLLATPEPLIPFDEEEPAEREDAADQKGFYQLSAWE, encoded by the coding sequence ATGAAACTGGACGTGATTTACTGCGGGGACGCCCGCCACATGGACGAGGTCGAGGACGCCAGCGTCCACCTCATCGTCACCTCCCCGCCGTACAACGTGGACAAGGACTACACGCACTATGATGACCGCCGTTCCCTGGACGAATACCTGGAGATGCTCGAGCAGGTATGGCGGGAGTGCTATCGGGTGCTGGTACCCGGTGGGCGGATTGCCATCAATGTCGCCAACACCAACCGCCGGCCCTACCTCCCCCTCAACAGCTTCATCACCCAGCAGATGCTCCGCCTGGGCTTCCTCATGCGCGGAGAGATCATCTGGGACAAGGGCGCCAGCGTCGGGGTCAGCACCGCCTGGGGCTCCTTCGGCCGCGCCAGCAACCCCGTCCTGCGCGATGTCCACGAATATATCATGGTATTTTGCAAGGAGCAGTTCCATCTGACCTCTTCGGGGAACTACAGCGGCATCACCAACCAGGACTTTGTCGAATGGACCAAGAGCATCTGGCGCTTTCCGACCGAGAACGCCGCCCGGCTGGGCCACCCCGCCCCATTCCCCGAGGAACTGCCCCGCCGGCTCATCCTCCTCTACACCAACGTCGGGGACGTGGTGCTGGACCCCTTCATGGGAAGCGGCACCACGGCGGTGGCGGCCAAGAAGCTCCGCCGGCATTATATCGGCTACGAGCTGTCGCCGGAGTACTGCCGGCTGGCCGAAGAGCGTCTCTTGGCGACGCCCGAACCGCTGATCCCCTTTGACGAGGAAGAGCCGGCGGAGCGGGAAGATGCCGCCGACCAGAAAGGTTTCTATCAGCTCTCGGCATGGGAATAA
- a CDS encoding cold shock domain-containing protein, with the protein MTRPPAARPKLILGSDQILYCAECGTAFLFTAWEQRHWAEEHGEAGQPLLCPGCRALARILAPQETLSPWEEGRVKWYDANKGFGVLVAEAGDEVFVHSSRLPKSVRRLRAGQPVRFQREEGPQGPRAARLRLVRERRRLQDHQHAEPTTFSSDATEEA; encoded by the coding sequence ATGACGCGCCCTCCGGCTGCTCGCCCCAAGCTGATCCTCGGCTCCGACCAGATACTGTACTGTGCGGAATGCGGCACGGCGTTCCTGTTCACTGCCTGGGAACAGCGGCACTGGGCGGAGGAGCACGGTGAGGCCGGCCAGCCGCTCCTTTGCCCGGGATGCCGGGCATTGGCGCGCATCCTGGCGCCGCAAGAGACGCTCTCGCCCTGGGAAGAGGGTCGGGTCAAGTGGTACGACGCCAATAAGGGCTTCGGGGTGCTGGTGGCGGAGGCCGGCGACGAGGTGTTCGTGCACAGCTCGCGCCTCCCGAAAAGCGTGCGCCGCCTGCGCGCCGGCCAACCCGTCCGCTTCCAGCGGGAGGAAGGGCCGCAGGGACCGCGCGCGGCGCGCCTGCGCCTGGTGCGAGAACGGCGGCGCCTCCAAGACCATCAACACGCAGAACCAACGACATTCTCATCGGACGCGACGGAGGAAGCATGA